The nucleotide window CATCAAGAACATTTTCCAGTGCCTGGTCGCCAATTGTGTGGACAGCAATCGGCATATCCAGCTCGCGCGCCCCTTTCACGATTTCGTATAAATGCTCCTGATCATACATCGCATCGCCGTAATGACCTGGCGCATCACTATATGGTTCTGATAGCAGCGCGGTCCTCCGGCCAAATGCCCCATCGGCAAAAATCTTCACCGCACCGATTTGCAGCGTGTCATTGCCGTAGCCTGTGTACATTCCGGCTTCTTTCAGGTTTGATAAAAACTCATGGTTAATCAAGAGATTGCTGCGTAAGCCGAGCTGCTCTCCATTTAAAAGCTCATTAAATAGATTCCATGTTTTTTCAAGACCGCCAAGATAGAGCGGGTCATTTGTATGCACGCTGGTCAACCCTTTGCTCATCGCATAATTCATCGTCTGCCGCATCGCTTTTTTCCAGTCGTTGTACGAGCGCTCCGGGATATACTGTCGGACTAAATTTGCCGCTGACTCGAGGAACAGTCCGGTCGGTTGCTTCGTGATTTCATCGAGTACGATGGTTCCGCCCTCCGGAACCGATATCAACGGATGATAGCCGCTCACTTCGAGCGCCTTGCTGTTGACCAGGGTTGCGTGCAGGCACGTCCTTGTTAAAAATAACGGGTTGGCAGGAGCCACATAATCCAGCTCGGCAATCGTCGGAATTCCTCCGTCGGTAAAAAGGTTCTCATCCCAGCTGCTGCCGACAATCCATTCACCAGGTTCAAGCTGACTGGCTTTTCCCTTTATTTTTGCCAGCATTTCATGTTTGGTCGTGATTCCGACAAAGTCGAGATTGATGAAACTATCGGCCATGATTGATAAGTGAAGATGGCTGTCGATCAAACCCGGTGTTGCCGTCTTCCCTTCCAAATCAATGATTTGCGCCTGGCTGCCCCATTGCAGCACAATATCTGTTGAAATTCCCATATCAATAAAACGGCCATTTTCAATGACCACTGCTTGTACAATTGGATTGCGTGAATTGAATGTATAGATGGTTCCATTTTTGTAGATGGTTCTCAAGAAGATCTCCCCTTTGGATAAAATGTGAATGCCTGGGGAGCGCGTTTGGAGTTGATGGAAGGGGATAGTTGGTACGCTCTGGCATGCAAAAAAGCAATGACAGAAAATAACCTATCATTGCTTTTTACAATATACGTTATCCGCCATTTCGATCAGTAGTTCTCCATGCACAAAACCCCGCATGACAGTCTGCTCCTTGTTCAGAAAGCATCCCAGCAATAATCAGTCCGACCCTGATTATGCTTCGGCAAACAACCCTTTCAGCCACCATCAACGATTGTCTATCTCCGATGGTCTACTCTTGTTATTTGCTCCCCTACCTCACCGATCTGATAAGATCATATGAAATTAGGTTAATACTATCAAATTGTCCTATTTTAATCAAGATTCTAAAATGTCTTAAAATGTTCACAGTTTTTTAGTTGCTCCCATTTTAAAATGAAGAAGAAAGGAAGTGGAATATGTTATTAAAAGAAAGAACCAAACCAGAAGAATTGGTAATTCTGCAAGCACTTAAGCCTCGAATGGAACTGGAAGAGAAAGATGCGCAAAACCTATGGACCCTGGAGAAAGGCTATGAAGGTGAAGTTCAATTCGACTTATGGTTTACGAACCATCGAGTGGAGAGTCTCATTATCAACGACCTACGCCTTGAAGTGAATGGCACACTTTTTCAAATCGATTCGTTCGTGATTACGCAGGATCGGCTCCATCTCTTCGAAGTGAAAAATCTCGAAGGGGACTATTACCTGGATGGAGACAAATTCAAGACAGTTGCCGGGAACGAAGTTAAAAACCCACTCCATCAACTAAACCGTGCAGAGATCCTGCTAAAACAACTACTGAAGAATCTGGGCTTTTACATCCCTCTCGAACCCCACCTCATGTTCATCAACCCTGAATTCGCCCTTCTGCAAGCACCATTGAAATCCCCTATTATTTTACCAAATCAACTAAATCGCTTTATGGATAAGATGAATAGAACCTCTTCAAAATTAACGAGCAAACATTCCAAATTGGCTGAGACCCTTTTGTCATTGCATGTTAAGAAATCACCATATACTAGGGTACCTAGTTATGATTTGGAGATGTTGAGGAAAGGGGTTATTTGTGAGTCTTGCGGGGAGTTTTTGGAGAGTTATAGTAGAAATAAATACATTTGTAGAAACTGTAATTCTCTAGAATATATAGAATCAGTTGTGCTTCACTCAGCTAAAACCTTTCAGTTACTTTTTCCAGAACGGAAATTAACCACAACAGCTATCTATGATTGGAGCGATGGTCTTCTTCCAATTAAAGCTATTAGAAGAGTCTTTCAGAACAACCTTTCAGTCAATGGGGTGTTTAGCTCCACTTATTATGAGTAATGTAATACTAGAAGAATTGCCATGATGAATCAAATGGCAATTCTTCCTTTTTCGGGCACATGTTCCGCTTTCTTGTTACCGAAATCTTCTGCTCCTCCACTTTTCGGGCACATGTTCTGCTTTCTTTTTACCGAAATCTTCTGCTCCTCCACTTTTCGGGCACATGTTCCGCTTTCTTGTTACCGAAATCTTCTGCTCCTCCACTTTTCGGGCACATGTTCCGCTTTCTTCTTACCGAAATCTTCTGCTCCTCCACTTTTCGGGCACATGTTCTGCTTTCTTGTTACCGAAATCTTCTGCTCCTCCACTTTTCGGGCACATGTTCTGCTTTCTTGTTACCGAAATCTTCTGCTCCTCCACTTTTCGGGCACATGTTCCGCTTTCTTGTTACCGAAATCTTCTGCTCCTCCACTTTTCGGGCACATGTTCCGCTTTCTTGTTACCGAAATCTTCTGCTCCTCCACTTTTCGGGCACATGTTCCGCTTTCTTGTTACCGAAATCTTCTGCTCCTCCACTTTGCGGGCACATGTTCTGCTTTCTTGTTACCGAAATCTTCTGCTCCTCCACTTTTCGGGCACATGTTCTGCTTTCTTGTTACCGAAATCTTCTGCTCCTCCACTTTTCGGGCACATGTTCTGCTTTCTTGTTACCGAAATCTTCTGCTCCTCCACTTTTCGGGCACATGTTCCGCTTTCTTCTTACCGAAATCTTCTGCTCCTCTACTTTTCGGGCACATGTTCTGCTTTCTTCTTACCGAAATCTTCTGCTCCTCCACTTTTCGGGCACATGTTCCGCTTTCTTGTTACCGAAATCTTCTGCTCCTCCACTTTTCGGGCACATGTTCCGCTTTCTTGTTACCGAAATCTTCTGCTCCTCCACTTTTCGGGCACATGTTCTGCTTTCTTGTTACCGAAATCTTCTGCTCTTCCACTTTTCGGGCACATGTTCTGCTTTCTTGTTACCGAAATCTTCTGCTCCTCCACTTTTCGGGCACATGTTCTGCTTTCTTGTTACCGAAATCTTCTGCTCCTCCACTTTTCGGGCACATGTTCCGCTTTCTTGTTACCCAAATCTTCTGCTCCTCCACTTTTCGGGCACATGTTCCGCTTTCTTGTTACCGAAATCATGGTGGACTCCCTTTTTCGGTAACACGTTTCCCTTATTGGATGAATGTAAAATATATTGGCAAAATAATCATTAGAGAAAACGCTTGCAATTTTTCAAATTCGTTTTATAATACTTGTATACAAGTATACTTGATTAACCAGGAAGGTGAGGAAATGACTCAAAATAAACAATTCCTTTATCCCCAGAAATGGCTTTCTAAGGCTTCAACCGGTGACCGGGTTGCGAGTGAGCTAAGGATGCAAATTATCGCGGGACTGATTGAAAGCGGTGCCATCCTATCTGAAAATAAATTGGCTGCTGATTTTAACGTAAGTCGCTCACCCATCCGTGAAGCGCTTAAAATCCTCTCAGCAGAAAACTTGATTCGCCTGGAAAGAATGGGTGCTGTAGTCATCGGCCTGACAGAAAAAGATATTGAAGAAATTTACGATGTACGTCTTTTAATTGAGTCTTTCGTTTTCGAAAGACTGACAAAAATAGATACAACCCACCTGGTGATGGAATTGAGCAAAATCCTCGAAATGATGAAAATCGCCATCAAGTACAAAGATGCCGACGAATTTTCACTACAGGATGTGCTCTTCCATGAAACGATTATCCGGTCCATCAATCATTCCTATATCAGAATGATTTGGGATAACACGAAGCCCGTAATGGAAGCTTTCATCTTGTTATCGATGCGGGCAAGAATCGAAGAGAAATACGATGATTTCAACCGCATTCTCGAAAACCACGAGCTTTATATTGAAGCCATCAAAACGAAGAATCGCGAACTTATGATTAAATCCTTACACCAAAATTTTGATGATGTTCAAGGTAAAGTAGACGACCTTTGGATATCGCAGCAAACGCTTTCCAAGGGAGTGGAGAAAAGTGACTGAGTATATGTTAGGGGTCGACATCGGTACTACCAGTACCAAGGCCGTCCTATTCAATGAAAAAGGAGAAGTCATCCAGCAGGAGAACATTGGTTACCCTCTCCATACGCCGGATATTTCAACAGCCGAGCAAGATCCTGAAGAAATTTACATGGCGGTCCTAACGGCCATTACAAAAATAATGAAGCACAATCTGCAAAAGAAGCTGGCATTCATCTCATTCAGCAGCGCGATGCACAGCGTCATTGCGATTGATGAAAATGACGAGCCGCTCACGCCTTGTATCACATGGGCGGACAACCGCAGTGAAGCATGGGCCCATAAAATCAAAACAGAATTAAACGGACACGAAATTTACAAGCGCACAGGAACGCCGATCCACCCGATGTCGCCATTAAGCAAGATCGCCTGGATCGTGAACGAGCGTCCTGAAATCGCCGCTAAAGCGAAAAAGTACATCGGCATCAAGGAATTTGTTTTCAAAAAGTTCTTTGACCAGTATGCCGTGGACCACTCATTGGCATCAGCGATGGGAATGATGAACCTTAAAAAGCTGGAATGGGAC belongs to Mesobacillus subterraneus and includes:
- a CDS encoding amidohydrolase, which encodes MRTIYKNGTIYTFNSRNPIVQAVVIENGRFIDMGISTDIVLQWGSQAQIIDLEGKTATPGLIDSHLHLSIMADSFINLDFVGITTKHEMLAKIKGKASQLEPGEWIVGSSWDENLFTDGGIPTIAELDYVAPANPLFLTRTCLHATLVNSKALEVSGYHPLISVPEGGTIVLDEITKQPTGLFLESAANLVRQYIPERSYNDWKKAMRQTMNYAMSKGLTSVHTNDPLYLGGLEKTWNLFNELLNGEQLGLRSNLLINHEFLSNLKEAGMYTGYGNDTLQIGAVKIFADGAFGRRTALLSEPYSDAPGHYGDAMYDQEHLYEIVKGARELDMPIAVHTIGDQALENVLDVLGQFPATAYRDRLIHAQVLREELIPRLKGPSRIADIQPRFIASDFPWVQERLGEKRIKLSYAWKTLMEAGVICAGGSDSPVEPVDPVLGIHAAVTRKKPGETHDGYVPEQKLSMLDAFRLFTELGAYPTNEEMLKGTIARGKLADMTVYTKNPFEMTDADELLSMDIEMTIIGGEIKYRRLS
- a CDS encoding nuclease-related domain-containing protein, which codes for MLLKERTKPEELVILQALKPRMELEEKDAQNLWTLEKGYEGEVQFDLWFTNHRVESLIINDLRLEVNGTLFQIDSFVITQDRLHLFEVKNLEGDYYLDGDKFKTVAGNEVKNPLHQLNRAEILLKQLLKNLGFYIPLEPHLMFINPEFALLQAPLKSPIILPNQLNRFMDKMNRTSSKLTSKHSKLAETLLSLHVKKSPYTRVPSYDLEMLRKGVICESCGEFLESYSRNKYICRNCNSLEYIESVVLHSAKTFQLLFPERKLTTTAIYDWSDGLLPIKAIRRVFQNNLSVNGVFSSTYYE
- a CDS encoding GntR family transcriptional regulator, which produces MTQNKQFLYPQKWLSKASTGDRVASELRMQIIAGLIESGAILSENKLAADFNVSRSPIREALKILSAENLIRLERMGAVVIGLTEKDIEEIYDVRLLIESFVFERLTKIDTTHLVMELSKILEMMKIAIKYKDADEFSLQDVLFHETIIRSINHSYIRMIWDNTKPVMEAFILLSMRARIEEKYDDFNRILENHELYIEAIKTKNRELMIKSLHQNFDDVQGKVDDLWISQQTLSKGVEKSD